In the genome of Naumovozyma dairenensis CBS 421 chromosome 7, complete genome, the window ACAGTAATGGTAACTCTTTGGTTTCGAATGTTACCggtattgttattactaCTTTATTTTCCACTTATTATAGACAACATAGGAATGATTTCACCGGGTTACAAATTATAAGTCAATTATTAGAGTTATCATCACAAGGTAATTTAGGTAGTACTAAGGCACTTTCTAAAATTATGGAGGATAGTGCtcaatttttccaattggaATGGTCTACAAGTCCCGACAACAATGGTAATGTAATTAAACCAATTGATATGTTAGTGGATAATTTTatgaatttcattaaagatgataatttgGATGATTTAGTTAGAGCAGAGGTTATCAAATGTATTAATTGTATCATCCCGTTACAATGTCAAAGTTTTATTGTCAAgattgatgattttttgaatGTAGTTTTCCAATTAGCACaatctaatgaaaataatcaaattagGATTCAACTTTGTATTGCGTTAGGGTATCTTTTAGATTTTAGACCAGATAAATTAGTTAACCATTTGAATGgtattattcaattcatgTTACATTTGATTGGGACtgttaatgatgaaaaagtCGGAATTGAAGCATGTGAATTTTTACATGGATTTGTTTGTAATTCTAATATTCCAAGCCATATTTTACAACCATTTGTGGCTGAAATTGTACCAGTTTTGTTGACGAAGATGGTTTACAATAAGGATGCCATTGCTATTTTAGAAAGTTCGAATGATTTGGATGATACCATTCTagaagataaagatgaagatattaaacCAATTGCTCCAAGAATTGTTAAGAAAAGAGACGATACAGAAGAGGACTttactgatgatgaagatgcaGGTGATGAAGACACagatgacgatgatgtAGAGAGTCAATGGAACTTAAGAAAATGCTCTGCGTCCACTTTAGATGCGATGACTACTATTCTACCAAGAGATGTGATGGATATTGCATTCCCATTCTTACGGGAACATTTAACATCTGAAATGTGGTACATTCGAGAAGCCACCGTGTTAGCACTTGGTGCTATGGCTGAAGGTGgtatgaaatatttcaatgatcAATTACCCGTATTGTTACCATTTTTAGTAGAACAATTAAAGGATCAATGGGCGCCAGTACGGAAAATTACCTGTTGGACATTAAGTAGATTTTCTAGTTGGGTTTTACAAGATCATACAGAATTCTTATTACCCATTTTGGAACCAATATTGGAGACGCTTGTGGATAAGAAGAAAGTGGTTCAAAAATCTGCCATTAGTAGTGTAGCTActtttattgaaaattgtgATTctgaattaattgaaaNNACTCTATTGTATACAGATCTTCTACAAAGTTTCCAACGATGTTTCCAATTttataagaagaagaatttaattatattatatgacGCAGTGGGTAGATTTGCTGAAAAGGTggaattagatgatgaagggATGAATGTGATCTTGCCGCCTTTGATAAATAAATGGAGTTCATTACCAGATCAAGATAGAGAACTATGGCCATTATTAGAATGTTTATCTTGTGTTGCATCATCTGTTGGTGAGAAATTTTTGCCCATGGCGCCAGATGTTTATGAAAGAGCATTTAGAATATTATGCCATTGTATTGAATTAGAGAAGAAGTCACATGATGATCCAAGGATTGTTGTCCCTGAGAAGgactttattattacctCCTTGGATTTAATTGATGGATTATTACAAGGTCTTGGTCCTTTATGTGGGTCATTGATGTTTACGAATTCTACTGATAGCATTCCAATATTacaaattgttgttgtatgTTTACAAGACTCAGTTCATGAAGTTAGACAAAGTGCATATGCTTTGTGGGGTGATatggtttatttttttgctGATAAGTTGAATTTTTACTTTAATGTTAATgaacaaaataaagaaattttatcccaaatattgaaattcatAGGGACAGAGATTATGcataatgatgatacagATGGTGTTTCTGCGGTTATGAATGCTATATGGTGTTTAGGTTTAATGAGTACCAGATTGAATTTGTTTGGTGATTATGTCCTTGATATGTCGAGGATAGTGTTAGATTTATTTGTGACTAAGACTAGAGTTCTTGATAGTTCCATTATTGAGAATCTTGCCATTACCATAGGACAAATGGGGGTTAAATATCCCGAGGTATTTAGTAGAGATGATTTTGCTAATGATTCTAATTGGAATAAATGGTGTGATTCTGTTAAGTCGTTAGAatctattgaagaaaagagtGAGACGTATATGGGTTTCATaagaatattgaatatgacAGATGAACGTATAAGAGCAAGTCATACAacattaaagaatattattagtggCTTATCAGAGAATGTTGATGTGAATATATTTGCTCAagatatttataattttttgatgAAATACTCGAATGACCTTCAAACTTTAAATCTTTCTACGGAGGAAATTGCATTTATCCAACAGTTTACCAGTTAACATAAATAACAAGAGGATTTCTTTTGCCTTATCTTCTATGagtataattttttatagagaaatttaaagatattactAAAATAAAGATGCGTGTGTTTTGATATCTCTTTATACTCGATAATGCAGCGAGAGATTTGTGGtttatattaataattatgCATTGGattgaatatatagaaGTATGTATGTGAACtacatttttatttatttttttcttcctttctCAGAATATTAGGTTTAATGTAAAACATAGACATAGAGCACCTAAACAAGCTGTTAAACAATCGTCATTGCCTCTTTGAGGGGGTTGTTGTTGTACATATATGGGTTGTTGTGGATGATGAGCCtgtggttgttgttgatatGGTGGTTGTTGGTACTGTTGCGGTTGCGATTGTTGATAGTATTGTTGATTTggatgttgttgttggtaaTATTGTTGCTGactttgataatattgtgGTGGGGCTTGTTCGTTGTAACCTCTTGTTCCAGTTTTATTCGAATTCTTCTGTGATGCTTGCGGTTTTGAGTACTGGATataacaatatatatagaattGTACAGAATTGTTAGTAAATATGTCAATGTAGTATTTCTATTGAACATAGAAAGATGTACATACATGTTGGTTTGATCCACCTGCACCAGCGTAGTATTCTTGAGCAGACATCGTTAAAGTTTCCAGATTATAGGTTGATGTGTGAAATATGAGGATtataaaatcaaaattactGTTTATACATTGATCAGTTTAGATAACAACGTGTATATCcatatgtatatatatatatatagttatCAATTCCCCATTCCTCATCTACGATTCTTGAAGATAATAGACCAGGTAGCTCCGCCTGAAGGAATGAGGCTTTGTAACTTACTTTATCCTTAAAATTGTCCAGTGACGGTATGCGTAGAAGTAGGGCTTGAACAGGGTTTTGTATTTCAAAAGGGCCAGCATGACCTAGGTGTGTGTGAGGCCCAGATATTGTAGCCCTAATCGCAGCCctaattattattaagggTTAAACCACCAAGCCCTGTACTACAAAAATTACCCTGACGCGTCTCTGATTTTTCGAAAAATGTTTACGCGTTCCCATACACACGCGtttctttgatttcaaGTTGTCTTTTGTATTGTCTTTGGCAATGTCTTTTTGCAAAGGTTTATTATACAGCAAAGTCCATAGCAGCTTTATTTGTGAAGTTGAGTGGAGAAAGTGTATACATGTTAGCGTTCAGTTATCATAATATCActgaaaagaagaacagttcattatcatttattctactgtattatattaaacCGAGGATCTGAGTGGTTTCAATAGTTCATATTCTTTCCTTACATTCAAATGTTTTTCACAAGGAAATTCGCTAGACTTCTGAAGATAACAACGATATTATGTTTACTATGTTTCTTCTGTATTTGGATACCTAGTGAATATTCAACTAATAGCTCAATCTCTGTGcaagaatataaagaatatcTGCAAGGTTACATCAATAAACTTCCAATTCAATCAAATTCCAATGTA includes:
- the KAP104 gene encoding Kap104p (similar to Saccharomyces cerevisiae KAP104 (YBR017C); ancestral locus Anc_3.181); translated protein: MSVAAQWVPDEASLVQLGSYLRNSMSPDAIQRTDAMESLKSLQLQPEFFNYLCYILIEGETDNTLRSHFPMNELANYRATAGLLLKNTILDDENEGILKRMDLGYVKGHIVAGLVHSNGNSLVSNVTGIVITTLFSTYYRQHRNDFTGLQIISQLLELSSQGNLGSTKALSKIMEDSAQFFQLEWSTSPDNNGNVIKPIDMLVDNFMNFIKDDNLDDLVRAEVIKCINCIIPLQCQSFIVKIDDFLNVVFQLAQSNENNQIRIQLCIALGYLLDFRPDKLVNHLNGIIQFMLHLIGTVNDEKVGIEACEFLHGFVCNSNIPSHILQPFVAEIVPVLLTKMVYNKDAIAILESSNDLDDTILEDKDEDIKPIAPRIVKKRDDTEEDFTDDEDAGDEDTDDDDVESQWNLRKCSASTLDAMTTILPRDVMDIAFPFLREHLTSEMWYIREATVLALGAMAEGGMKYFNDQLPVLLPFLVEQLKDQWAPVRKITCWTLSRFSSWVLQDHTEFLLPILEPILETLVDKKKVVQKSAISSVATFIENCDSELIEXTLLYTDLLQSFQRCFQFYKKKNLIILYDAVGRFAEKVELDDEGMNVILPPLINKWSSLPDQDRELWPLLECLSCVASSVGEKFLPMAPDVYERAFRILCHCIELEKKSHDDPRIVVPEKDFIITSLDLIDGLLQGLGPLCGSLMFTNSTDSIPILQIVVVCLQDSVHEVRQSAYALWGDMVYFFADKLNFYFNVNEQNKEILSQILKFIGTEIMHNDDTDGVSAVMNAIWCLGLMSTRLNLFGDYVLDMSRIVLDLFVTKTRVLDSSIIENLAITIGQMGVKYPEVFSRDDFANDSNWNKWCDSVKSLESIEEKSETYMGFIRILNMTDERIRASHTTLKNIISGLSENVDVNIFAQDIYNFLMKYSNDLQTLNLSTEEIAFIQQFTS